From the bacterium genome, the window CCCTGACGGTTGCGCTGGTGACGGATCTGACCCAGGAGCTGATCGATGAAGGGTTTGCTCGCGAGATGGTCAACAAGATCCAGAATATGCGAAAGAGTTCCGGGTTTGACGTGACCGACCATATATCAATACGGATGAGCGGTTCTGCGCCCCTCCGTGCGGCGGCCGGCCGATATGACGAATTTATCCGGCGGGAAACCCTGGCCCGCTCAATCGAGTTCTTGGATACGAACGGCTTCGATGGCGGCACGCAGTGGAATATTAACGGTGAAACTGCCGCGATCGCGGTGGAGAAACTTTAACAGCGGGAGAGTCGAATGGCTCTGAAAGAAGCGGATCTCAAAAAGTACGAACAGTTGTTGCTCGCCAAAAAGCGCGACTTGCTCGAAGAGCTGGGGATCATCCAGGATACCCATATCGGCACCTCGATCAAAGAAGCCACCGGAGACCTCTCCTCGTACTCCTATCATATGGCCGACCAGGGGACCGAAACCATGGACCGCGAAATGGCGTTCATGATGGCCTCCAAGCAGGGACGTCTGATCTATCATATCGATGAAGCCTTGCGTCGTATCAAGGACGGCACTTACGGTGTTTGCCAGAGCTGCAATAAAAACATCGGTGTGGCTCGCCTTGAAGCGGTCCCGCATGCCCGCCTCTGTATCGACTGCAAGTCCCGCGAAGAGGAAGCGAAAACTGGCAAAGCCTAGTTCGTCACTGCTGATCTGGGGAGCGGTCATTATTCTGGTAGTGGCCGCCGTCGATCAGGTAACCAAATTCTGGGCGGTCGATGCCCTGACCGGCCAGCCCTCCCTCACCGTCATCGGTGAGTTCTTCAAACTGACTCTGGTTTACAACGAGGGTGGGGCTATGGGGACCAGTTTCGGTTCCTCCACCTGGTATCTGGTGATCGCCCTGTTCATTGTCCCGATCCTGCTGTATTACCTCTATCTCTATCGCGGCATCGCTTCATTCGCTATTCCGCTTTCCTTCATCTGCGGTGGAGCGATCGGCAATCTTATCGATCGGATCCGGATCGGCAAGGTGGTCGATTTTCTGGATGTTGATTTCTTCAATATCGATCTGCTCGGTTTGCAGATCGACCGCTGGTGGACATTCAACATAGCCGATGCGGCAATTAGTTGCGCGCTGGTCTTCCTGCTGTTCAAGGTGCTTTTCCACAAGCCGCCACAGCTTCCTGCGGAAGAGACCTCCTCCCCTGCTTCCCATTCACTTTAAGTACTTCGGGCCAGAGCGGGCTTGGTTCAGTTGGATCGTCAGGTCACACTTCGAAGCAATTTACGACTATCGGTATCAAAGGGTAAACATCTGCCAGTCGGCTTCGAAGCAGGACCTGACGAAACTTTGAATGAAGTGCATCCCTAAGGAGCACTCTTTCTCTTTCTCCTTTCTCCTTCTCTCATCTCTCTTCCTTTTTTTCCGACAGCCACCAATTGTTCCGTCAGGTCCTAGCGCTCGCCTAACTTCACAAGCGAAATCAGAATGCTCCATCACGCGAGCGCGAGACCTGACGGCATTCTTCTGATATCCACAACTAGCCTCTCCCCTATCCAAAAGAAAAGCCCCGGCAGAACCGGGGCTTTTCGTATCGGCAGATGCCGAAGAAGTTACTTGAGCAGTACCATCTTCTTTGTGCTGCTGAAGGTTCCGGCATTCAACTTGTAGAAGTAGACGCCAGAGGAGGCTTCATTAGCATTCCAGATCACCTGGTGCATACCAGCTTCTTCAGTTCCTTCGAAGGTCTTCACAACCTGACCCGTGACGTTATAAACCGTCAGGGTGTAGTTGCTAGCGACCGGCAGAGCGAACTCAATAGTGGTAGCCGGGTTGAACGGGTTCGGATAGTTCTGGGCCAAGCCGAAGTTCTTCGGAATGATCTTGCCAGAGACCGGCTGTCCGAGGACAGTGGCCATTTCGATCGACACGATGCTACCATTGAGACCGGTCAGGAACGTGCCCGAGAAGCCGGTGATATTGGTAACGGTCTCGTCCATGATCGGTGAGACCAGGATACGAGTGTTCGTGCCGTCGAAGGCATACTGCATGCCAACGTTGTCGGCGTGCAGAACCGGCGTCACTTCACCAGCCACCACGACGAACGCGGCGCCAAGATCGACACCGTCGATCGAGAGAGCACCGTTATCGAAGCTGTAGTTGGCGCTGACAGCGGCAACCTTGTCATACGGAGCTTCGTCACCCACGACCACACGGATCAGGTAGACGAGGTCAGCGACGGTCAAGGTCAATCCATCAGCGTTCACGTCGGTAGCCGCAATCTGACCGGCCTGATTGATCGTGAAGACCGGCAGACCGTAGATGAAGTAACGAGAGAACAGAACGGCGTCAGCAATTTCGTTGGAGAAATTGTTGAGGTTGATGTCGCCGCGAGCGTCGATCGAGTCGGCGCAAACGATGTCAACACCACCGTTGAAGAAGTCGATTACACGCCACGTGGACGGCTTGCCAGGAGTGAACAGATCGCACTCTTCCTGGGCGCCCTGGGTGGTCGGGAATTCGATACCAGCAGTCTCTTCGATGTGGAAGTACGGGTCGCCGCCGCCGTACCCGTACACGTAACGGGAAATGAGCAGCGAGTCACCGTCGACCGACGACAGACCGTTGTCACCGCAGTCGATCCAGAAGAATTCAACAGGCGTGTACTGGCATTCCAGAGTCCGGTCGTTGGTGACCAGGAACTTCAGAGAAGCGATAACGCTGTCGATCCCCGGAGGCGGCGGATAGTTGGTGAAGCAATCCGGATGGTTGTTACCATTGTTGGTCTCGGCGATGGAGACGATACGGACGAGTCCGCTCGGGCATCCACCAGCGCAGTTGCCATTCGCGCCGAAACGATAGGTGAAGTATTCCCATCCGCAATCAGTGATAAAGCCGCCCGGGAGCACTTCGGAAAGCGTCAAGGCAGAATTATCATACTTGATCAGAAGGTCAAAACCGCCGATCGGGTAGTTGGTGCCGAGGACGATGTCAACTTCTGCGTACTGACCCTGGATCTGGTTGTGGATCTTTTCGATCACGACCTTACCCCAGTTGACGTTGATCGTGACGGAGCACGTGTCAGCGTTGGAGGGGCTGCAAGGCGAGCAGGTGTTGGCGCTATCGGTGACCATCACGACGAGCGTGAAGGAACCGAGATAGCTGATGTCATCGTTTACGGTCGGCCAGCTGAATACGCCAGTCGCCGGGTTCATCGTCACCGTGCCCGGGCCATTGAAGCTCACTACGCTATAGATAAGCGGCTTCGGACCGGAATCGGCATCGGTCGCATTGACATCACCGTTCGCCGGATCGCCGAGCACGACCATAATCGGGCTGGCGGGGCAGGTGATGACAGGTGCGTTGTTCTGGACACAGATCGTGAATGACGTCTGGGCAGCGGCGCCGCACTTATCCGTGATCGAAATGGTCACGTTATGGGTGCAGACATCGGCTCCAGTGGTCAACCAGGAAATGGCGCCAGTGGCAGGATTGACCGTCATAGCAGCCGGACCGGCAACCTTGGCATAGGTCAAGGTCTCGCAACCGTTCGCCATGTCAGGATCGGTACCGGAAGCCGTCGCCACAAAGGTCTGGCCCCAGAACAGAGTCCCGTTCGGGATCGCTGCGATGGTCGGGCTGAGGTTCGTGATCGTCACCGTTCCATTGTTCACGACAACCGGAAGAATGGAGGAGGTGGCGGCATCAACAAACTGAGTCGTAACAGTTGCCGGGATCGGATAGTCGAAAACGCCGCCCTGAAGGGTACCAGAACCTGAGCAGACGTCATTGGTTCTATAGTTTATCCGGCCGACAACATGATTTCCTTGTGCTAACGCTCCAGCGCTCGGAGTGAGCAACATAGCGGCAATTCGAATCGTGTCGGGCATAACCCCGTCAACGCCGGAAGTATCATCCACAACGCGGTCGGTCAAAGCCGTGAAACCAGCGTCGAAGGTGAAAATGCTTCCTGGAAGCGGTAACGTGAGGTTGCCATCAACCACAACCACGATCTCTATCGCGCTAACGGAATCAGCTGAAACAATCGCCGTCACGTTCGACGCGGAGTTGAAACACCGCGGGAGCGCTTTGGATTCGATTGTCACCTGGTTCGCGAGCGCCATAGACGAAGCGAATACCACTAAAAAGGAGATCAGCATCAAAGAATATAAATTTCTTTTTTGCATCATTTAATGCTCCTTTAAGAACCTAAAGGTCATCGAAGTTTGGGTAATCTTCCCAGTTTCACCCGGGAGGAATCACCTCTAAGTTTCCGATATAAATCTCAACTGAGATCGGGTACCGGACCCGTCAGATCTCAAGTGCCCCGTGAGCTGGTGATGCGCCAACGGCACATCGTCACACCGGCTGCCTGATCTACTGACTAATGGAATATGGAGTCTTGGTAAAACCGTACGGACAGATGTCGCCGCTTAGGTTTTAAACTCGTTTGATTAAACCTGAAGGTCGAGCTGAGGATCGCGTAACGTTAATGTTGTGTTAACGTTAACAAAGGTGCTGCAGATTCAAAACAGAAGCGTTATTCACACAACTATTTCCCTAGACGGATGCAACATACGCTATTATCCCTTTTCTGTCAAGGAGAAATTCCGGATTTCTGACCATGCCACCAATTACGATAGGCTGTAGTAGTAACTTTGCTCCGTGATCGACCCAGTTCAGCTCAGTTTTCCCAACCGGAATCAAGTTGGTTCTTGCTGACCAGGCCGCTCCCCCGTTACTGATCCGCGCTCCCCCTACATCTATATGCTGATCCAAAGGCCACCAGCTCTGAGCAACTCGTCAAGTCAAAGCGCCAACCCGACCGGTCCATCAATTACGTGAAAACAATCACATGCTCCCAGGTCGAGCCGACCGCCGACCGCGTAAATCTATTGAGCTTCACCCGCCTGACGACTTGTGACGGAAATCACAAACGACGTCACGTAAGGTGGTCCAGTCAGCACCTTCTCCAGCGTTTCGACTTGAGGCGGTGGGGAGACTGATTTTCACTGTCTTTATGCGTAGCTGAAAACACAGCTCCGATTCGGCTGGAAGTGGCTACAGGCCAGGTCATGGGCCTCACCCGAACCGCCGCCGGATGACCGGTTGACCAGCGGACTCACAGCGATAAGACAGTCGGATCAGACAGTCCGGAGCCATCCGTCAACGAGAGTGTCTTGTGATGACTTTCACAATGATGTACGACCAACGGGAGCACTTCACGAGAATACTGCTTGTGACTTCCTTCACATAATAAAACAATCGCCCGATAGCCGTGGTCGCTCCGGGATGATCCTAATGGGTACTCAAAAATACGGCAGAGTCTGGTTGTCAGAACCGATAGGTGAGGCCGGATGAGAGGAGCAGGGACCGGTTATCCTCGGTCTCCTGGTCATGCCACTCCCAGGTGGCGGAGAGAATCAGGCTCAACTCCAACCCGCGGGAGATCGGCCAACTAGTCAGCATTGAGAGGTCATAGAAGCTGAAATCTGACTGGTATTCGTTGGGGTAGCCAAGGCTTCGTTTCCCCAGCCGGTGCTCGACCGAGGCAAACAGCCCGGTAACCGAAATGTAGTTCATGCCCACCTGGGCGGCGATTTCGTCGTAATCTTCGGCACTGCTGCTGTCGGCATCGGGCTGGCGGAGCAGCTCAAAATCGGGGCCGGCATCAATCTCCAGTGATCCCAGCGAGACCCCCATTGTCAGGGTGCCGCCGAGGCGGCTGTAGTCATCATTGAGGGGATCGTTCGGGTCAAACGAGGTCATTTCCAGCTCAAGCACCTGTCGGCTGAATAGCTGTCGCCCGAGATCCAGTCTGCTCCGGGAGTCCAGTTCGAATCGATTGTAGTCGTCATCGTTGGCGGCCCTATTGTAGTCCTTTTTCTCCCAGCGGGTCAGGAAGTCAATTTCCAGACGGGAGAGCAGACCGGAGAATGTCCCCTCAATGCCGTAGCCGTCGTAGTTGAGAGTGACCGAGTCAGAGACTTCACGGCTGGTCATAAAACCGTGTAGAGAGGCGGTCGAAAGGATCCCGAACGACTGCTCCAGCCCTAATTTTGCCGTCACCCGGTAGAAGTCATAGCCGTACTGCAGATCGGAGCGGAAATCTGTGCCATCAGCCAGAAACTGCCCCCAAACGGCAGTCGATTGGCTGAAAAACCGGCGCGCTTTCAGGTTGGTAGCACCGGAAACATAGCTCCCGAGAGTTGAGGAAGCAGAGTCGGCTTGATGGCGCCATTCGATCTGGTTACGCCAGCGGAGATCAAGGCTGGTCCACCGCGCCAGCCAATTCGAGGTAAGCTTCAGTCGCGTAATGTCTTGAGTCTGTTCAAGGCGGGTCGAAAGATCAAAGAGGTTTTCGCCGGCATACTTATAGGCAAGCTCAAGGCTCCCTTTGAGGTCATTCAGATAGTCGCTGGAGAGTTCGTAGCGCGTGAGGACAGTATCTATCCCTGCCACGGCGAGCGAATCCATGAAGTATCTCTGGGAGAGGTAATCGTACCCGATTCCGGCCTTAAGCGAGAAGGGTCGGCTGTCTGCTTCGGAGTACCCGGCTGCAGCAATGACTATCAGGACTACCGCGACATAGCGTCTGAACAAATCCTATGTTCCTTTGAGGCTAGTTTGACTCCAGAATGATGTCTTCAGCCTGACGGAGCGCAAGCTGGGCGGCCTGGAGCGCGGGGGTCGCTTTCTCCAGATCGGAAGCCTCGATCGCCACCGACGCCAGTTCGAGCTGTTCGTATGCTTTAGTCAGGAGCAGGTCAACCGATTCCCTGGTCTCACCGCTCAAGGTCTGACTGCGGTCCTTGAGTTGATCGGCCTGGCCCAGCAGTCGCTGGTACCGGGCTGAGAGGTTGTCGTAACCGTTACATTCTCTGAAGGCCCGGCTGGCGAGTGTTTTGGTTCGTTGGAGAGCCTGCATGGCGGCAGGGGTCCGTCCATTGGATTCAAGCTGTTCGGCCAGTTCGAGCGATTTTTCGGCCTGGAGCATGAGGGATTTCCCCTGTTCGGACTGACAATCCGCCACTACCGCTTTGGCCTGGTCGACCGCTTCCCGAACCGATTCCAGTCGACGTTCATAGTTGGCAGAGAGATTCCCCGCGCCGCTTCCCAGGATCCGGTCGGCGGCTTTCTCCGCCTGCTCTGCCAGTCGGCCGGCGGGCTGGAACTGATTCGTATTGTAGAATTCCCAACCCCGCTTAAGATTATCCAGGGATGATTCCAGGAGGGCGTTGAGAGCCTGGTTTTCGTTGCCGATCAGCATCTCCCGGGCCCGCTCCAGCTTTTCTTCGGCTCGCTCCAGTTTCCGGAGGGCCTGATCTCCGCCCCGTTCGGTGGCACGATTGCTTTTGAGCGCCTTGCGCAAGAGGTCGCGGGCGAGCAAGGTCAGTCGACGCGCCTCGATAAACCGATTCTCCGCAAAGACGGATTTCGCCTGTTGCTGGGCAACCTTGGCCTGCTCCAGGAACGCCAATCCGGTCGGATTCTCCATCGTCTGGAGCTGCTCCTCCGCCTGCTGGATCAACTGGTCGGTTCGATCCAGATCTTCCTGCACTTTGTCAGCCAGTCCGCCCCCGGCTTGCGCCAATAGCGAAGAGCCGGCGGTCAGGGCCAGCAGAACTAACAGGTATGGGAGTATCTTGCGCATAACTATTCTCTCTTTCAACTCCCTATATATCAACCGATGTGCCGCCTTGATTCAAATAACTAACCTCTTGCCCGATAGTCAACTCTGTTCCTCACCACGGTATGCCGCCGATTCTTTTGTACCTGACGGTACAACCGCTGTCCCGAACCGCCCACTCCTGAACCATTTGGTTACCATGGAATATCATGGGCTTTCATCCGGCTATAGAGCCGTCGACGGGTGATCTTGAGCAGTTTGGCGGCCTCCGTTTTGTTGCCGCCGGCCGCTTGCAGCGCATTTTGGATCATGGTGCGTTCGGTATCCTCGAGTCCGGAGCCAGGGCTGGGGGAGTGGTGCGGCGTCAACGGAGCATCCTCGGTCTCCAGCGCAAAATCCTCCACCGTGAGCGGCTCGCCGCCGGCGAGGATGGTGGCACGCTCCAGAACATTGCGGAGCTCCCGGATATTCCCCGGCCAGTCATATCGCCGGAGCATGTCTGCCACGGGAGCATCAAGCTGCGAAAACCGGTAGCGCTGGCGCTCCAGGAAATAGGTGGCGAGCTGGAGCACGTCATCTCCCCGCTCGGCCAGCGACGGCATCAGGATCGGGAAAACCGCCAGCCGGAAATAGAGGTCCTCCCGGAACGCTCCGGAGCGGATATCATCTTTCAGGATCCGGTTGGTTGCCGCCACGATCCGGACATCGACCGGCACCGTATCAACTCCGCCGACCCTGACCAATTGGCGCTCTTCGATCACCCGAAGCAGTTTCGACTGCATCTGCGCCGACATCTCCCCGATCTCATCGAGGAAGATAGTCCCTCCCTCGGCCAGTTCAAACCGTCCCCGTTTCCGGGCGACCGCGCCGGTGAATGCTCCCTTTTCGTGGCCGAACAGCTCAGACTCCAAAAGGGTCTCGGTGATAGCGGCGCAATTGACCGCTATAAATGGTTTCGCCTGGCGGGGGGAGAGGTCATGAATCATCCGGGCCGCGAGCTCTTTGCCGGTACCGGACCGTCCGGTCAACAGAACGGTGGTTTCGGTTGGGGCGACCTGCGAGATCAGCTTCCGGATCTTCTCGGTGGCAGGGGAGGAGCCGATCAGGCTGTCGGCCATCGCGGTCCGTTCCTCGTCCTGGTAATGACGGTTAAGCGAGGTCAGCCGCTGTTTGTCGACCAGTTTTCCCACTATCAGGGTCAGTTCATCCAGAGAAAACGGCTTGAGCAGGTAATCGGAGGCTCCCTTTTTCATCGCCGCAACCGCGCTTTCGACCGTTCCGAACGCGGTCATCATCACCACCTCTGTCCCCTGCTTTTCCAGCGCTTTCTCGAGGATCACCATCCCGGAGATCTCCGGCATGGAAAGGTCGGTAATGACAATATCGAACGAGTGACGTTCCAGCAGCGAGACTGCCTCGGATGGCTTGGTGGAGGTCGTGACGGTATGCCCCGCATCCTCCAGTTCGCCGCAGACCAGTGAGGTCATTTTCGGTTCGTCATCGACAACAAGTATTCGAGCCATAGCTACTACTTTGCCTGTTTGGGTAGTTCAATGAGCGCGGTCACCGCGCCGGAGCCGATGGAGCTGGTGAGGGTCAGTTTCCCTCCCATCTCCTCGATCAATTTACGACTGATATACAATCCCAACCCTGAGCCGGTCTGTTTGGTCGTATGGAACGGCGTGAATATTTTTTGGATTTCCTTATCCGAAAGCTCAACCCCAAAATTGGTGATCTTGATCTCAACCGTGTTTCTCGCGGTTCCGGTCAGAGCCATCGCCATGGCAACCGGCTTTCCGGCGGCGAGACATCCCTCCACGCCATTCACCATCAGATTGAGAATCACCTGCCGGAGCGACCGTCGATAACCGGTGACTGCTAGCTCAGTCGCGGGGAGCGGCTCTGTCCAGGTAATCTGCTGGTCGGCGAATCGTTCTCCAAGATGTTTTGCGGCCGAGTTGAGAAGTTCCGCCAGATCGAATGACTCGGTACTCTCTCCGACCAAAAGCGGACCATCCGCCTTGGCAAACGCAAGATAACCGGAAACGATATTATTCAGCCGGTCGGTCTCTTCGAGAATGTATGTCGCTTCCTCGGCGCCGGTCTTTTTGCGGAGACGTTCGGCGGAGCCACGGATGATCATCAGCGGGTTTTTCAGTTCGTGCGACACGACCGCCACCATCCGTCCAAGATAGGCATGGGTCTCGCCGAGGAAAAGCTGCTGCTCGGCGCGGTTGAGTCGCTGTTGAAGTGCCAGGAAGAGGAGCCCGAGGATCAGCCCACCCACCGTGGAGACCGCGGTCGCATACAACAGATTTTGGCGAAGCGAAGCGAGGTCCTCAAAATAGTCGACATTGGCTTCGACTCCCACAACAGCCATGACCGATGAATCCTCTCCCAAAAGCGGGGCGAAAGCCGTCTTAAGATAGAGGCTCCCGGTCTGATAGGTTGGTGTCACGATCGCCCGTGGAGTCATTGCATAAAAGAGGGAGTCGATATACGGGCCGTTCAAGTCGGCCAGAAAATAACTGGTGTCATTCTCGGGAGAACTGGTCGCCAAAAGGTGAAGTCGTCATCCAGAATGAAGACCTCCGCCAGCGAGTCCACTGTCCGGATCTCCTGGAGCAGGCTCAACAAACGGGTGTATTGCTCGACCGAGGCATACGGCAGGCTGTCGACCAGGCTGGGTGAAAGCGTGTGCGAGAAGGATTGGGCGATCGACTGGAGCCGACGGCTCAACTGCCGCTCCAGTAGCTTCTCGGTTCGTTGATAGTATGACCACCAGGCGAAATTGACCAGGATGATCAACAGGGTGGTGAAAATTGCCAGCGCGAGAAATCGTTTCGAACCAAGCTGCATTCTGCTATTATGATGCAGCAGCCTTACAGAGTCAATCTAACAACAGACAGGAGCGTCTATGGGGCAGTTTGAACCGCGGCGGCCCGATTTCGAGGCGGCGGTCCGTGACCTGAACAGCCGGATGCCGTTTTCGACATTCCTGGGGATCGAGCTCGACCGGATTGAGCCGGGGCGAGTGCTCGGGCGAATGCCGCGACGTCTTGATCTGATGCAGCAACATGGCGCGTTGCATGCCGGCGCGGTGATTGGATTGGTCGATCAGATGGCCGGGCTGGCGGCGTACAGCCTGATGTCCCCCGGTCAGGAGATCCTCTCGGTCAACTTCTCGGTGCAGTTGCTCAGACCGGCCGATGCCGACCCGATCTTTGCCGAGGGGTGGGTAATCAAGCCGGGGGAGAGGCTCAGTTTTACCGGGGGGAGAGTATACGGGATGCAGGGTGGGGTGGAGCGCGAATTTGCGAACGTCTTGATTACTATGGCGATACGGTAGCGGGGGAGAGGGCCGAGAGACTCGGTTCAGATTCCCTTCTCCCCTGGGGAGAAGGTGGCACGAAGTGCCGGATGAGGGGAAATTGTGCGAAATATTGAGGGCGCAAGGGAGCCAAACTATCCTCATGGCGGGGTGGGAAGTTGGCTTGACAGGGAGGTCAAAACCTATATACTACGGGTCTCCAAAAGCTTCGTTCGATGACCCCATCGTCTAGTGGCCTAGGACACTGCCCTTTCACGGCGGTAACACGGGTTCGACTCCCGTTGGGGTCAAAGATTTCTGCTCTGTCACAGGAGGCTGCCGATGAAATGGATCACCCGCTCACATGTTCATGTCGACCGCGTCGCCTGTCCCTGGCTCATCACCCGATTTATCGACTCTGAAGCAGAGTTCCTGTTCGTCCCCAAAAGCAAAGTACTTGAGCGGGCCGAGTCCGAGGGTGCTATTCCGTTTGACGCGCCGGGCGCTAAACTGCACCATCGCGACGACCTTTGCACGTTCGATGTCATTATCAAGGATTACGAACTAACCGACAAGGCGCTGCTGCGCATGGCCAAGATCATCAATGCGGCGGATACAGATCGACTTGAAGCTGATCCGCTGGCCGCGGGTTTTGAGGCTATCGCGGTCGGGTATAGTGTGCGGTTTCCCGATGACAACGAGAACATCGCGCGGCAGTTTGAAGTATATGATGCGATGTATGCCTGGTGTCGGTTGGAGGTGGCGAAAAAGGGGTGAGGGTTGGCGGGGGAAAGGCTATTGAACAACATCTCTCCCGCTACCTCAAGCGATTGACAAACGGTTGTATCAGGGTAGCTTTGCAGTAATGAACCCACGAAACTCCATTCTTCGGTTTGTACCGATCCTCATGCTGGCGCTGCTTGTATTTGGACGGTTTCTCCCAGCCAGATTCTGGTCGATAAATCACTTAAGCTATCTGCCGAATGAATGGAGCTATTTCGCCATTTCCGTGTTTTTTGCCGCTTGCGTAATACTTTTTCTCCCAACAGATCGTCTAACTAAGGATTTGAATTCCTCGAAAGGAATTCTGCGGGGAAACTGGTGGGGGATACTCTCAATTGTTCTGCTTTTTGGTGGCATGGCGTACCTTTTTCCAGCGCGCACTTTCTTTATGGGCGATGGGTATCAGCTTCTAGCGCACTTTTCGGACAACGCTGCTCCTCCGCTGAAATGGACGGAACCGGGAAGCATACTAATCGTTAGAGCGGTGCAGTCTATCTTGGGTGCCCAGGATTATGACTCCGCACTTCTCACTTTTCGTATACTCTCTTTCCTTTGCGGCATCATATTCATCGCCAATAGCGTTCTGATGGCAAGGGCAATCAGCGCCACAAAGAGCATCCAATGGATGACGGGAATCACGTTGCTTTCGACTGGCGCTGTAGTACTCTTCTTTGGTTATGTCGAATTCTATCCATTGACGTGGGCAGCAGCAAGTACAGTACTTCATCTCTCCATCAGGACACTGAGATTCAAACTGTCTATACTAT encodes:
- a CDS encoding TraR/DksA C4-type zinc finger protein, producing the protein MALKEADLKKYEQLLLAKKRDLLEELGIIQDTHIGTSIKEATGDLSSYSYHMADQGTETMDREMAFMMASKQGRLIYHIDEALRRIKDGTYGVCQSCNKNIGVARLEAVPHARLCIDCKSREEEAKTGKA
- the lspA gene encoding signal peptidase II, translating into MPASVSTASPAKRKRKLAKPSSSLLIWGAVIILVVAAVDQVTKFWAVDALTGQPSLTVIGEFFKLTLVYNEGGAMGTSFGSSTWYLVIALFIVPILLYYLYLYRGIASFAIPLSFICGGAIGNLIDRIRIGKVVDFLDVDFFNIDLLGLQIDRWWTFNIADAAISCALVFLLFKVLFHKPPQLPAEETSSPASHSL
- a CDS encoding T9SS type A sorting domain-containing protein yields the protein MLISFLVVFASSMALANQVTIESKALPRCFNSASNVTAIVSADSVSAIEIVVVVDGNLTLPLPGSIFTFDAGFTALTDRVVDDTSGVDGVMPDTIRIAAMLLTPSAGALAQGNHVVGRINYRTNDVCSGSGTLQGGVFDYPIPATVTTQFVDAATSSILPVVVNNGTVTITNLSPTIAAIPNGTLFWGQTFVATASGTDPDMANGCETLTYAKVAGPAAMTVNPATGAISWLTTGADVCTHNVTISITDKCGAAAQTSFTICVQNNAPVITCPASPIMVVLGDPANGDVNATDADSGPKPLIYSVVSFNGPGTVTMNPATGVFSWPTVNDDISYLGSFTLVVMVTDSANTCSPCSPSNADTCSVTINVNWGKVVIEKIHNQIQGQYAEVDIVLGTNYPIGGFDLLIKYDNSALTLSEVLPGGFITDCGWEYFTYRFGANGNCAGGCPSGLVRIVSIAETNNGNNHPDCFTNYPPPPGIDSVIASLKFLVTNDRTLECQYTPVEFFWIDCGDNGLSSVDGDSLLISRYVYGYGGGDPYFHIEETAGIEFPTTQGAQEECDLFTPGKPSTWRVIDFFNGGVDIVCADSIDARGDINLNNFSNEIADAVLFSRYFIYGLPVFTINQAGQIAATDVNADGLTLTVADLVYLIRVVVGDEAPYDKVAAVSANYSFDNGALSIDGVDLGAAFVVVAGEVTPVLHADNVGMQYAFDGTNTRILVSPIMDETVTNITGFSGTFLTGLNGSIVSIEMATVLGQPVSGKIIPKNFGLAQNYPNPFNPATTIEFALPVASNYTLTVYNVTGQVVKTFEGTEEAGMHQVIWNANEASSGVYFYKLNAGTFSSTKKMVLLK
- a CDS encoding sigma-54-dependent Fis family transcriptional regulator; its protein translation is MARILVVDDEPKMTSLVCGELEDAGHTVTTSTKPSEAVSLLERHSFDIVITDLSMPEISGMVILEKALEKQGTEVVMMTAFGTVESAVAAMKKGASDYLLKPFSLDELTLIVGKLVDKQRLTSLNRHYQDEERTAMADSLIGSSPATEKIRKLISQVAPTETTVLLTGRSGTGKELAARMIHDLSPRQAKPFIAVNCAAITETLLESELFGHEKGAFTGAVARKRGRFELAEGGTIFLDEIGEMSAQMQSKLLRVIEERQLVRVGGVDTVPVDVRIVAATNRILKDDIRSGAFREDLYFRLAVFPILMPSLAERGDDVLQLATYFLERQRYRFSQLDAPVADMLRRYDWPGNIRELRNVLERATILAGGEPLTVEDFALETEDAPLTPHHSPSPGSGLEDTERTMIQNALQAAGGNKTEAAKLLKITRRRLYSRMKAHDIPW
- a CDS encoding HAMP domain-containing histidine kinase → MNGPYIDSLFYAMTPRAIVTPTYQTGSLYLKTAFAPLLGEDSSVMAVVGVEANVDYFEDLASLRQNLLYATAVSTVGGLILGLLFLALQQRLNRAEQQLFLGETHAYLGRMVAVVSHELKNPLMIIRGSAERLRKKTGAEEATYILEETDRLNNIVSGYLAFAKADGPLLVGESTESFDLAELLNSAAKHLGERFADQQITWTEPLPATELAVTGYRRSLRQVILNLMVNGVEGCLAAGKPVAMAMALTGTARNTVEIKITNFGVELSDKEIQKIFTPFHTTKQTGSGLGLYISRKLIEEMGGKLTLTSSIGSGAVTALIELPKQAK
- a CDS encoding PaaI family thioesterase, which translates into the protein MGQFEPRRPDFEAAVRDLNSRMPFSTFLGIELDRIEPGRVLGRMPRRLDLMQQHGALHAGAVIGLVDQMAGLAAYSLMSPGQEILSVNFSVQLLRPADADPIFAEGWVIKPGERLSFTGGRVYGMQGGVEREFANVLITMAIR
- a CDS encoding chromate resistance protein, producing the protein MKWITRSHVHVDRVACPWLITRFIDSEAEFLFVPKSKVLERAESEGAIPFDAPGAKLHHRDDLCTFDVIIKDYELTDKALLRMAKIINAADTDRLEADPLAAGFEAIAVGYSVRFPDDNENIARQFEVYDAMYAWCRLEVAKKG